The genomic region ATTGACGTTCATTCCGATCTCGCCCGATCCACCGAGCGCGACGAAGAGCAATTCGTTCCTGGGAGTCACTGATATCCTAACGTTTGGCGCCGAATGGGCCGTACCGGGATGAAAGCAGACAGATAGGAAGGGCCGGCCGGTTTTGCACGTGCACGCCCGCTCCTACCGGAGCCGCTCCCACAGCATCGCCAGCCCCTGGATCGTCAGGTCGGGCTCGATCGCGTCGAACACGTCCGTCTGCTCTTCGAACAAGACGGCCAGCCCGCCCGTGGCGATCACCTTGGCAGGCCGGCCGATCTCCGCCTTCATGCGTGCGACCAGCCCCTCGATCATCGCGACATAGCCCCAATAAATGCCGATGTGCATCTGATCGACCGTGTTGCGCCCGATGACGCTCGGCCCCTGTGGCGCCTCGATCGCGATCCGCGGCAGCTTAGCGGCGGCGCTCACCAGCGCATCGAGCGACAAATTGATTCCCGGGGCAATGATTCCGCCCTTATAGGCGCCGCTGAAATCGACAACGTCGAACGTAGTGGCGGTGCCGAAATCGATCAGGATCAGATCGCCGTCGTGCCGCGCATGGGCGGCCAGCACGTTGAGCGCGCGATCGGCGCCCAGGCTCTGCGGCTCCTCAACATCGAGCGCAAAAGTCCATTGCGCCTCGCCCTGCCCCGCGACCACCGGATCGGTGCCGAAATATTTGCGGCTCAGCACCTGAAGGTTATGGAGCGCCCGCGGCACAACTGTGCCGATGATCACGCCGGAAACGATCGAGCGGTCGAGATCTTCCAGCTGCAGGAGCTGGCTCAGCCAGACTGCATATTCGTCGGCGGTGCGCCGCGGATCGGTCGCGATCCGCCAGCGCGCGCGGATCGCCGTGCCGTCGACAAGCGCAAAGACGACGTTCGTATTGCCGGCATCGATCGCAAGCAGCATGGGACCTTGGGCTCTTTCTTCAGATCAGGAACACGTCGCCGGCGTGCATGACATGAGTGCTTCCGTCCGCCAAGCGCAGGATGAGCGCGCCGTCTCGATCAAGCCCCGCGAACAGGCCCTCGACGGTGCTTCCGTCGGACGTGCGTGCGGTGAGCGCCGTATCGCGCGGATGCGCGCGATCGATCCAGCGATCACGCACCGGCGCCAGCCCCTCGCTGCGCCAGCGGGCGAGCCACCGGGCGAAGGTTTCGGCCAGCGTCTCGACGAACAGCGACGGATCGGGAGCGGCGCCGTGCGCGGCGAGGCTGGTTACCGGACGGTCGAGCCCTTCGGGATGGTGCGACAGGTTGGCGCCAAAGCCGATCACCACGACGTCGCCCGCCCGCTCGAGCAGGATGCCGGCCAGTTTCGCGCCCGCCAGCATCAGGTCGTTCGGCCATTTCAGCGCGAGACCGGAGCGATCCCCGCGAAGCATGGCGACGGTCTCTTCCAGCGCAACGGCCGCCACCAGCGCGAGCGTGGCAGCGGGCGGATCGCTTCCGCGCAGCCGGACAAGTGTGCTCGCATAGCAGTTGCCGGGCGGGGACACCCACGACCGCCCTTGGCGGCCCCGCCCCGCCGTCTGGCGTTCGGCGCGCAGCCAAACCCCTTCGGCCGCACCCGCGCCTGCAAGCGCCAGCAGATCGGCATTGGTCGATCCCGTCTCGCCGACGGTGCGGATCATCCCCGTCAGAAGAGCGCCCGCGCCGCGTTCATCGTCCAGAAGCCGAGCACCGGGATCAGGAGATAGCCGAGCGGCGATATGAACGCCGCCGTCAGCACGATCAGCCCGCCTTCGACCGGACCCGTACCGCGCGCGAAGGCGGGAGCGGGCGCATCGAAGTACATCGTCTTGACGATCTTGAGATAATAGAAGGCGCCGATCACCGAGGCGACGATACCGATCACCGCCAGCGGGAACAGGCCGGCCCGAACCGCCGCCTCGAACACTTCGAATTTCGCCCAGAAGCCGAATAGCGGCGGAATACCCGCGAGGCTGAACATGAACATCGCCAAAGCCAGCGCCAGCGCAGGCCGTGTGCGCGACATGCCGGAGAGGCTGGCGATCGTCTCGATCGTCTGGCCATCGTCCCCGCGCATCTGGAGCACCACCAGGAAGCTGCCGAGCGTCATCACGACATAGATGGTCATGTAGAAAAGGACGCTGGCGACCCCCTCCTGCGTACCGGCGGCAAGGCCGATCAGCGCAAATCCGACGTTGTTGATCGACGAATAGGCAAGCAGCCGCTTGATGTTGGTCTGGCCGATCGCGGCAACCGCGCCAAGGATGATCGAGGCGAGGCTGGCGAACACGACGATCTGCCGCCAGTCGCCGACCGCAGGCGCCATCGCTTCCATCGCGACGCGCACCGCGAGCGCGACTGCCGCGACCTTCGGCGCCGAAGCGAAGAAGGCAGTGACCGGCGTAGGTGCGCCTTCGTACACGTCGGGCGTCCACATATGGAACGGCACGGCCGAGATCTTGAACGCCAGCCCGGCGAAAACGAACACCAGTCCGAACAACAGCCCGATCGAGCGCTCCTCACCGGTGACGGCATAGGCCAGCGCGATCCCGTCGAACAGGGTGGTGCCCGAGAAGCCATAGACCAGCGAAATGCCGTAGAGCAGGATTCCGCTCGCCAGCGCGCCCAGCACGAAATATTTCAGCCCCGCCTCGGCCGAGCGCGCATCGCGGCGCATGAAGCTGGCCAGGACATAAGCCGCGAGGCTCTGAAGCTCGAGCCCGACATAGAGCGTGATGAGATCCCCGGCGGAGACCATCATGCCCATGCCCGCGGCTGAGAAGAGAATCAGCACCGGATATTCGGGCCGGAGATCATCGCCGCTAGTGCGTGCGAAGAACTTCGGCGCGATCACCACGGCGACCGCCGCCGCACCGAAGATCAGCACCTTGGCGAAGGCTGCGAAACTGTCGGCGCGATAAAGGCCGTAGAATGCCTCGCCGCCCGCCGAGGCCGGACCGGCGAGCGCGATCCCCGCACCCGCGAGAACCGCCACCGCGGCGATACTGACGGCGCGGGTCGCGCTCTGGCCGCCCCAGGCGGCGACGAGCATGAGGACAATGCCGCCGACCGCGAGCACCAGCTCGGGAAGCGCCATCATCAGCTGAGTCGAATAGTCCATCAGTGCGCCTCCCCGTGCGCCGGGGCCGTTTCGCCATGCCCGCCTTCGAGACCGTGCCCGGCCGCGGCCGGATTGCCCGGCGTGGGCCGTGAATCGCCGATCGGGCGGGCGCGGTCGACCCGCTCGACCAGCCGGGCGACGTCGGCGCGCATCGGGGCGAGGAACGGTTCGGGATAGACGCCCATCCACAGCACCACCGCCGCGATCGGCGCCAGCAGCGAGATTTCGCGCATGCTGAGATCAGGCATGGCGGCGGCATCGGCATTCCGCTGCACGCCGAACACGACCCGGCGATAGAGCCAAAGCATGTAGCCCGCAGCCAGGATGATGCCGGTGGTGCACAGGAGCGCCGCCCAGGTGGAGACCTGATAGGTCCCGGCAAGGCTCAGGAACTCGCCGACGAAACCGCTGGTCCCCGGCAGGCCGATCGATCCCATGGTGAAGAGCAGGAACAGCACTGCATAGCGCGGCATGTTGACGGCCAAGCCGCCGTAGCGGTCGATCTCGCGGGTATGCAGCCGGTCGTAGATCACGCCGACGCACAGGAAGAGCGCGCCCGAAACCAGCCCGTGGCTGAGCATCACCACCATCGCGCCTTCGATGCC from Sphingosinithalassobacter sp. CS137 harbors:
- a CDS encoding type III pantothenate kinase; its protein translation is MLLAIDAGNTNVVFALVDGTAIRARWRIATDPRRTADEYAVWLSQLLQLEDLDRSIVSGVIIGTVVPRALHNLQVLSRKYFGTDPVVAGQGEAQWTFALDVEEPQSLGADRALNVLAAHARHDGDLILIDFGTATTFDVVDFSGAYKGGIIAPGINLSLDALVSAAAKLPRIAIEAPQGPSVIGRNTVDQMHIGIYWGYVAMIEGLVARMKAEIGRPAKVIATGGLAVLFEEQTDVFDAIEPDLTIQGLAMLWERLR
- a CDS encoding biotin--[acetyl-CoA-carboxylase] ligase, encoding MIRTVGETGSTNADLLALAGAGAAEGVWLRAERQTAGRGRQGRSWVSPPGNCYASTLVRLRGSDPPAATLALVAAVALEETVAMLRGDRSGLALKWPNDLMLAGAKLAGILLERAGDVVVIGFGANLSHHPEGLDRPVTSLAAHGAAPDPSLFVETLAETFARWLARWRSEGLAPVRDRWIDRAHPRDTALTARTSDGSTVEGLFAGLDRDGALILRLADGSTHVMHAGDVFLI
- the nuoN gene encoding NADH-quinone oxidoreductase subunit NuoN, with the protein product MDYSTQLMMALPELVLAVGGIVLMLVAAWGGQSATRAVSIAAVAVLAGAGIALAGPASAGGEAFYGLYRADSFAAFAKVLIFGAAAVAVVIAPKFFARTSGDDLRPEYPVLILFSAAGMGMMVSAGDLITLYVGLELQSLAAYVLASFMRRDARSAEAGLKYFVLGALASGILLYGISLVYGFSGTTLFDGIALAYAVTGEERSIGLLFGLVFVFAGLAFKISAVPFHMWTPDVYEGAPTPVTAFFASAPKVAAVALAVRVAMEAMAPAVGDWRQIVVFASLASIILGAVAAIGQTNIKRLLAYSSINNVGFALIGLAAGTQEGVASVLFYMTIYVVMTLGSFLVVLQMRGDDGQTIETIASLSGMSRTRPALALALAMFMFSLAGIPPLFGFWAKFEVFEAAVRAGLFPLAVIGIVASVIGAFYYLKIVKTMYFDAPAPAFARGTGPVEGGLIVLTAAFISPLGYLLIPVLGFWTMNAARALF